One genomic window of Paenisporosarcina antarctica includes the following:
- a CDS encoding MetQ/NlpA family ABC transporter substrate-binding protein gives MKKFVAGILLSVSAITLAACGDSGAVDSGDSGDSKELVVGASNVPHAEILEQAKPLLEEQGIDLVIETYQDYILPNKDLESGDLDANYFQHIPYLESQIADNGYDFVNAGEIHIEPIGVYSKKYKSLEELPEDATILISNSVADHGRVLSMLEAEGLIKLADGVDKTKAEVKDIVENPKNLEFDAEYEAALLVQLYENEEGDAVLINSNYAIDAGISPLEDSIAIEKTDSPYVNIIAVQSGNKDNKEIKALVEVLKSKQIQDFISEEWGGSVVPVK, from the coding sequence ATGAAGAAATTTGTAGCAGGAATTTTATTATCAGTAAGTGCCATCACACTAGCAGCATGTGGTGATAGTGGTGCTGTAGATAGTGGAGACAGTGGAGATAGCAAGGAACTAGTAGTGGGAGCTTCAAACGTTCCACATGCTGAAATCTTAGAACAAGCAAAACCGTTGCTTGAAGAACAAGGGATTGACCTTGTAATCGAAACATATCAAGACTATATTTTACCAAACAAAGACTTAGAATCTGGTGATTTGGATGCAAACTATTTTCAACATATACCTTATTTAGAATCACAAATCGCGGATAATGGCTATGATTTCGTCAATGCTGGCGAAATTCATATTGAACCTATCGGTGTTTACTCTAAAAAATATAAATCATTGGAAGAACTTCCTGAAGATGCAACCATCTTAATTAGTAATTCTGTTGCTGACCATGGTCGAGTTCTTTCAATGTTAGAAGCAGAAGGATTAATTAAATTAGCTGATGGTGTTGATAAAACAAAAGCAGAAGTGAAAGATATCGTGGAAAATCCAAAAAACTTGGAATTCGATGCAGAGTATGAAGCGGCACTTCTTGTTCAATTGTATGAAAACGAAGAAGGCGACGCGGTGTTGATTAACTCAAACTATGCAATCGATGCTGGAATCAGCCCATTAGAAGATTCAATTGCGATTGAAAAAACTGATTCACCTTATGTAAACATCATTGCAGTTCAATCAGGCAATAAAGACAACAAAGAAATTAAAGCATTAGTGGAAGTATTGAAATCAAAACAGATTCAAGATTTCATTTCGGAAGAATGGGGCGGCTCTGTCGTTCCAGTAAAATAA
- a CDS encoding acetyl-CoA C-acetyltransferase, producing the protein MREAVIVAGARTPVGKAKKGSLATVRPDDFGALVVKETLKRAGGYDGPIDDLILGCAMPEAEQGMNVARNIGALAGLADTTPAITINRFCSSGLQSIAYAAERIMLGHSQAIIAGGVESMSMVPMMGNTIRPNATLAETAPQYYMGMGHTAEQVAVKYGITREEQDAFAVRSHELAAAAIASGKYKDEIVPVEVLKRYLDENNKAQEKKFMFEMDEGVRVGTNMETLAKLRPAFNVRGTVTAGNSSQTSDGAGALLVMDREVANAQGLKPMAKFLSFAVGGVPPEIMGIGPIVAIPKALKIAGLSIEDIDLWELNEAFASQSIQVVRHLGIDINKVNVNGGAIALGHPLGATGSILTLKMIHELKRQGKQFGVVTMCIGGGMGAAGVFEIL; encoded by the coding sequence ATGCGCGAGGCAGTAATAGTAGCAGGTGCCAGAACACCTGTAGGGAAAGCGAAAAAAGGCTCCCTTGCAACAGTGAGACCAGATGATTTTGGTGCATTAGTTGTAAAAGAAACGTTAAAACGAGCTGGAGGATACGATGGTCCAATAGATGATTTAATTTTAGGTTGTGCAATGCCTGAAGCAGAACAAGGAATGAACGTAGCTCGAAATATCGGTGCACTTGCAGGTTTAGCAGATACTACACCGGCGATTACGATAAACCGATTCTGTTCATCAGGACTTCAATCGATTGCTTATGCTGCAGAACGCATTATGCTTGGCCACTCACAAGCCATTATTGCTGGTGGCGTGGAGTCTATGAGTATGGTGCCAATGATGGGTAATACAATTCGACCAAATGCAACACTAGCTGAAACCGCTCCTCAGTATTATATGGGAATGGGTCATACGGCTGAGCAAGTTGCAGTGAAGTATGGAATCACACGTGAAGAGCAAGACGCATTCGCGGTGCGTTCACATGAACTTGCTGCGGCAGCAATTGCATCTGGAAAATACAAAGATGAAATTGTACCAGTTGAAGTACTGAAACGTTATCTTGATGAAAATAATAAAGCGCAAGAAAAGAAATTTATGTTTGAAATGGATGAAGGTGTTCGTGTTGGGACGAACATGGAGACACTCGCAAAACTTCGCCCAGCTTTTAATGTACGAGGGACAGTTACCGCTGGGAATTCTTCTCAAACGTCTGATGGTGCAGGAGCATTACTTGTAATGGATCGTGAAGTTGCAAATGCTCAAGGTTTAAAACCAATGGCGAAATTCTTGTCATTTGCTGTAGGGGGCGTACCTCCAGAAATCATGGGAATAGGACCTATTGTGGCCATTCCAAAAGCGTTGAAAATCGCTGGTCTTTCCATAGAGGACATTGACTTGTGGGAATTAAATGAAGCATTTGCTTCTCAATCCATTCAAGTAGTACGTCATTTAGGTATTGATATTAATAAAGTAAATGTCAATGGGGGAGCTATCGCTCTAGGTCATCCACTTGGCGCAACAGGTTCCATATTAACGTTGAAAATGATTCATGAATTAAAACGTCAAGGTAAGCAGTTCGGAGTTGTCACAATGTGTATTGGTGGCGGAATGGGCGCAGCAGGCGTATTTGAAATTCTTTAA
- a CDS encoding dicarboxylate/amino acid:cation symporter encodes MRKIKIGLLARIVLAIALGVLVGSFAPESVVQIMATFNGLFGNFLGFVVPLIIIAFIAPGIAQLGKGSGKLLGLATVFAYSSTIVAGFLALFVASNVLPKFISSSKGESFENPEEFLATAFFTVDMPPALGIMTALLLAFIFGIGMASTNSEVLKRGFDEFNIIIEKVISNVIIPLLPIHIFGIFMNMTFGGQVAKILSVFAIVFVLVILLHFTMLLLQYSTAGALNNKNPFKLLKIMSPAYFTALGTQSSAATIPVTLRQARKTGASEKVTDFTVPLFATIHLSGSTITIVTCAIGVLLLNGQAIELKEMVPFIFMVGITMIAAPGVPGGAVMAAIGLLSSMLGFNETMIALMIALYLAQDSFGTATNVTGDGALALIVNRFSRDKAAKPDLLKS; translated from the coding sequence ATGAGAAAGATTAAAATCGGATTACTAGCACGAATCGTACTTGCAATTGCACTAGGTGTTTTAGTCGGGTCGTTTGCACCTGAATCAGTCGTTCAAATTATGGCAACATTCAATGGCTTATTCGGTAACTTTTTAGGTTTTGTTGTTCCATTAATTATTATTGCATTCATTGCTCCTGGGATTGCCCAACTTGGCAAAGGGTCAGGGAAATTATTAGGACTTGCTACAGTTTTCGCTTATTCATCCACTATAGTAGCCGGTTTTCTCGCGCTATTTGTAGCATCTAATGTGTTGCCAAAGTTTATTTCTTCTTCTAAAGGCGAATCTTTTGAAAATCCTGAAGAATTTCTTGCAACGGCTTTCTTTACAGTCGATATGCCTCCAGCATTAGGGATTATGACCGCATTACTTCTTGCATTCATTTTTGGTATTGGCATGGCATCAACAAATAGTGAAGTGCTAAAACGAGGATTCGATGAGTTTAACATTATTATTGAAAAAGTCATCTCAAATGTCATTATTCCTTTGCTACCTATACATATCTTTGGAATCTTTATGAATATGACATTTGGTGGTCAAGTAGCCAAAATATTATCTGTCTTTGCTATCGTTTTTGTACTAGTTATTCTTTTACATTTTACTATGCTTCTATTACAATATTCGACTGCAGGGGCTTTGAATAATAAAAATCCTTTCAAACTACTTAAAATTATGTCTCCTGCCTATTTTACAGCTCTAGGAACACAATCTTCAGCAGCGACAATTCCTGTCACATTGCGACAAGCTCGTAAAACTGGAGCTTCTGAAAAAGTAACAGACTTTACAGTTCCACTTTTTGCAACGATTCATTTGTCAGGAAGTACAATTACGATTGTGACATGTGCAATTGGTGTTCTCTTGTTAAATGGTCAAGCAATAGAATTAAAAGAAATGGTGCCATTTATCTTTATGGTAGGAATTACAATGATTGCAGCACCAGGAGTTCCTGGTGGAGCAGTTATGGCGGCAATAGGATTACTTAGTTCGATGCTAGGATTTAATGAAACGATGATTGCATTGATGATTGCACTTTACTTAGCACAAGATAGCTTTGGTACTGCAACAAATGTAACAGGTGACGGTGCATTAGCATTAATTGTAAACCGATTTTCACGTGATAAAGCGGCTAAACCAGACCTCTTAAAGAGTTAA
- a CDS encoding thioredoxin family protein: MKEWTTAEWETNSQSANIAAYYLYAPMCGTCQVASKMLEVVEELLPNVQIGQANLNYIEDLAIDQKIESVPCLIIAQNGQIQEKIYAFQSVPFLYNQLRKKV; this comes from the coding sequence ATGAAAGAATGGACAACTGCAGAGTGGGAAACTAATTCTCAAAGCGCAAATATTGCAGCTTATTATTTATACGCCCCCATGTGTGGAACTTGCCAAGTCGCATCCAAAATGTTGGAAGTGGTGGAAGAACTCTTGCCTAATGTGCAAATAGGGCAAGCGAATTTAAATTATATAGAGGATTTAGCTATTGACCAGAAAATTGAAAGTGTACCGTGCTTGATAATTGCTCAAAACGGACAAATTCAAGAAAAAATTTACGCATTTCAATCAGTTCCTTTTTTGTATAATCAATTGAGAAAAAAAGTTTGA
- a CDS encoding arsenate reductase family protein: MSITYYGYPNCGTCKKAKAWLDAEGVSYHDVHIVETPPSKEQLRKMVEISELPLKKFYNTSGMKYRELGLKDKISTMTDDEQFELLASDGMLIKRPLVTNGLKATVGFKESNFTENWKS; encoded by the coding sequence ATGTCGATTACGTATTATGGATATCCTAATTGTGGAACTTGCAAAAAAGCAAAAGCATGGTTAGATGCTGAAGGAGTATCGTATCATGATGTACATATTGTAGAAACACCACCTTCAAAAGAACAATTGAGAAAAATGGTAGAGATAAGTGAACTTCCTCTCAAGAAGTTTTATAACACAAGTGGAATGAAATATAGAGAGCTTGGCTTGAAAGATAAAATTTCAACAATGACAGATGATGAGCAGTTTGAATTACTAGCATCAGATGGGATGTTAATTAAAAGACCTCTTGTTACGAACGGTTTAAAAGCAACTGTAGGTTTTAAAGAATCGAATTTTACTGAGAACTGGAAAAGCTAA
- the sufC gene encoding Fe-S cluster assembly ATPase SufC, translated as MSTLVIQDLHVAIDGKEILKGLNLTINTNEIHAVMGPNGTGKSTLASAIMGHPKYEVTSGSITLDNEDVLEMEVNERAQAGIFLGMQYPSEINGVTNADFLRSAINSRREEGDEISIMKFIRELDKKMDYLEMDQEMAQRYLNEGFSGGEKKRNEILQLMMIQPKIAILDEIDSGLDIDALKVVANGINQMRGEDFGCLIITHYQRLLDYITPDHVHVIMQGRIVKTGGPELAHKLEEQGYDWIKEELGIEDETVGQEA; from the coding sequence ATGTCGACTTTAGTTATTCAAGATCTTCACGTTGCCATTGATGGTAAGGAGATTCTTAAAGGGTTAAACCTTACAATTAATACAAACGAAATTCATGCGGTTATGGGTCCTAACGGGACTGGTAAATCAACCTTAGCATCTGCAATTATGGGACACCCTAAATATGAAGTAACTTCTGGATCTATAACTTTAGATAACGAAGATGTACTTGAGATGGAAGTAAACGAACGCGCACAAGCGGGTATTTTCTTAGGAATGCAATATCCAAGTGAGATTAACGGTGTTACTAATGCCGATTTCTTACGTTCGGCAATAAATTCTCGTCGCGAAGAAGGCGATGAAATTTCAATCATGAAATTCATTCGTGAACTTGATAAGAAAATGGATTACCTTGAAATGGATCAGGAAATGGCACAACGCTATTTAAACGAAGGATTCTCAGGTGGCGAAAAGAAACGTAACGAAATTCTTCAATTAATGATGATTCAACCTAAAATTGCGATTCTCGACGAGATTGACTCTGGTCTTGATATAGATGCTCTAAAAGTTGTAGCAAATGGAATTAACCAAATGCGTGGAGAAGATTTTGGTTGTTTGATTATTACTCATTATCAACGCTTACTTGATTATATTACACCTGATCATGTTCACGTAATTATGCAAGGACGTATAGTGAAAACTGGCGGTCCTGAACTTGCTCATAAATTAGAAGAGCAAGGCTACGATTGGATTAAAGAAGAATTAGGAATTGAAGACGAGACTGTAGGTCAAGAAGCGTAA
- a CDS encoding toprim domain-containing protein encodes MDKIIVVEGRSDKQRLLPLLAEPVEIICTNGTVSATRLEELLDPYVKLDIYVFVDADKSGEKLRALIKREYPEALHLYTDITYREVATTPMKVLASILLGANIDVKTEFIV; translated from the coding sequence GTGGATAAAATCATAGTTGTAGAAGGACGTTCAGATAAACAACGATTATTGCCTCTTCTTGCAGAGCCTGTTGAAATAATTTGTACAAATGGAACCGTAAGTGCAACTCGTTTAGAAGAGTTACTAGATCCTTATGTGAAATTGGATATTTATGTATTTGTAGATGCTGATAAATCAGGTGAGAAATTACGTGCGCTCATTAAACGTGAATATCCTGAAGCACTTCATCTATATACTGATATAACATACCGTGAAGTAGCGACAACCCCTATGAAAGTCCTTGCGAGCATTTTACTTGGAGCGAATATTGATGTGAAAACGGAATTTATTGTATAA
- a CDS encoding acyl-CoA dehydrogenase family protein, protein MTEMIKGGSFLVEDVAIERVFTPEDFTDEHKMIAKTTEDFVSQEVVPVIEKLENHEFEHSVKLLKSAGDIGLLGADVPEEYGGLDLDKISSALIAEKMSRAGGFSITHGAHVGIGSLPIVLFGNEDQKQKYLPKLSTGELIAAYALTEPGSGSDALGAKTSAKLNAEGTHYVLNGEKQWITNAGFADVFVVYAKIDGDKFSAFIVEREYSGVSVGAEEKKMGIKSSSTRTLILQDAQVPAENLLGEVGRGHVIAFNILNIGRYKLGVGTVGASKRAFELAVAYTNQRQQFKTPISSFNLTKEKLSTMASRLYASESLIYRTVGYFEDRMSQLSADEQKDGKAIAASIAEYAIECSINKVFGTEVLDYIADEAVQLHGGYGFMQEYEVERIYRDSRINRIFEGTNEINRLLVPGTFLRKAMKGELPILQKAQALQEELLMMMPEELEDAPLAQEKMLVQNAKKIGLLAAGLAAQRYGTKLESEQEVLVNIADIVNNLFAMESAVLRTEKAIQRVGVEKANQKLLYTQIFCQEAFELIEKDAKETLIAAVDGDNLRMMLSALRKLTRSTPYNVIAKKREASVKLIEAEKYIV, encoded by the coding sequence ATGACAGAAATGATTAAAGGCGGAAGTTTTTTAGTAGAAGACGTGGCAATAGAACGTGTCTTCACACCTGAAGATTTTACAGATGAGCATAAAATGATTGCAAAGACAACGGAGGACTTCGTATCACAAGAAGTTGTTCCAGTCATAGAAAAATTAGAAAATCACGAATTTGAGCATTCTGTAAAACTTTTGAAATCAGCAGGAGATATTGGATTACTTGGGGCTGACGTTCCGGAAGAATATGGCGGTCTTGATTTAGATAAAATTTCATCTGCATTAATTGCTGAAAAAATGTCTCGCGCAGGTGGATTCTCGATTACTCATGGTGCCCATGTAGGGATCGGCTCATTACCAATTGTTCTTTTTGGAAATGAAGATCAAAAGCAAAAATATTTACCAAAACTCTCAACCGGTGAGTTAATCGCGGCTTATGCATTAACGGAGCCAGGCTCAGGATCAGATGCATTAGGTGCTAAAACTTCAGCTAAGCTAAATGCTGAAGGCACGCATTATGTATTAAATGGTGAGAAACAATGGATTACAAATGCAGGCTTTGCTGATGTTTTTGTCGTGTATGCAAAAATTGACGGGGACAAATTCTCTGCGTTCATCGTTGAACGCGAATATTCAGGTGTTTCTGTAGGTGCTGAAGAGAAAAAGATGGGTATTAAATCTTCTTCAACTCGTACATTAATTCTTCAAGACGCTCAAGTACCTGCTGAGAACTTACTTGGTGAAGTTGGTCGTGGTCATGTAATCGCATTTAACATCTTAAACATTGGTCGTTACAAATTAGGTGTAGGTACAGTCGGTGCTTCAAAGCGTGCATTTGAATTAGCTGTAGCATATACAAATCAACGTCAACAATTTAAAACGCCTATTTCATCATTCAATTTGACTAAAGAAAAATTATCAACGATGGCTTCAAGATTATATGCTTCTGAAAGCTTAATATATCGCACAGTTGGATACTTCGAAGATCGTATGAGTCAATTGAGTGCAGACGAACAAAAAGATGGCAAAGCGATAGCGGCATCGATAGCAGAATACGCTATTGAGTGTTCAATTAACAAAGTCTTCGGTACGGAAGTGTTAGATTACATTGCGGATGAAGCAGTTCAATTACACGGTGGTTACGGCTTCATGCAAGAATATGAAGTAGAACGAATTTACCGTGACTCTCGTATTAACCGTATTTTTGAAGGAACAAATGAAATAAATCGTTTGTTAGTCCCAGGTACTTTCTTGCGTAAAGCGATGAAAGGTGAACTTCCAATTTTACAAAAGGCTCAAGCTCTACAAGAAGAGTTGCTAATGATGATGCCTGAAGAACTTGAAGATGCACCTTTAGCACAAGAAAAAATGCTTGTACAAAATGCTAAAAAAATAGGATTATTAGCAGCTGGTTTAGCTGCACAACGATATGGTACAAAACTTGAAAGTGAACAAGAAGTACTTGTAAACATTGCGGATATCGTTAATAACTTATTTGCAATGGAATCAGCTGTTCTACGTACAGAAAAAGCTATCCAACGTGTTGGTGTTGAGAAAGCAAATCAAAAACTTTTATACACACAAATCTTCTGCCAAGAAGCATTTGAACTTATCGAAAAAGATGCAAAAGAAACATTGATTGCTGCAGTCGATGGTGACAACTTACGTATGATGCTTTCAGCACTTCGTAAATTAACGCGTTCAACTCCTTATAACGTTATTGCTAAAAAACGTGAAGCTTCTGTTAAATTAATCGAAGCTGAAAAATATATTGTTTAA
- the sufD gene encoding Fe-S cluster assembly protein SufD, whose protein sequence is MTVETKLALTEQDVRSYSTAKQEPSWFAEYRVQAFQAAENLPMPKPDKTKIDNWNFTSFPVHAVESDTFASLAELPEEVKAIVTENQKSVYIQRNNTPAYLQVSDELKAQGVIFTDIFTAVREHGELVQKYFMTNGVKTDEHKLASLHAALLNGGVFVYVPKNVEVVEPIQVVFLHDNTEASLFNHTIVVADTNSSVTYVENYLSTVPEALGVVNIVSEVLAKDNARITFGAVDVLAKGLTTYVNRRGVADRNARIDWALGLMNDGNTISENVTHLVGDGSYGDTKMVTVGRGKQKQNFTTKIIHWGKHSEGFILKHGVMKDEASSIFNGVGKIEHGATKANAVQEARILMLNEKARGDANPILLIDEDDVTAGHAASVGRVDPLQLYYLMSRGISKQNAERLVVHGFLAPVVNVLPIDGVKKQLAEVIERKVR, encoded by the coding sequence ATGACGGTTGAAACAAAATTGGCATTAACCGAACAAGATGTACGCTCCTATTCAACGGCGAAACAAGAACCTTCTTGGTTTGCTGAATATCGTGTACAAGCTTTTCAGGCGGCAGAAAACTTGCCAATGCCTAAACCAGACAAAACAAAAATTGATAATTGGAACTTCACAAGCTTCCCAGTTCATGCAGTAGAAAGCGATACGTTCGCTTCGCTTGCTGAGCTACCAGAAGAAGTGAAAGCCATTGTTACAGAAAATCAAAAAAGCGTTTATATTCAACGCAACAATACACCTGCTTATTTACAAGTTTCTGATGAGTTAAAAGCGCAAGGTGTAATTTTTACAGATATATTTACTGCTGTTCGCGAACATGGTGAGCTAGTTCAAAAGTATTTCATGACAAACGGTGTGAAAACGGATGAGCATAAACTCGCTAGTCTACATGCTGCTTTATTAAATGGTGGCGTATTTGTATACGTTCCGAAGAATGTTGAGGTAGTTGAACCAATTCAAGTCGTTTTCTTGCATGACAATACTGAAGCTTCTCTTTTTAACCACACAATAGTTGTAGCGGATACGAATAGCTCAGTAACTTATGTGGAAAACTATCTTTCAACAGTTCCAGAAGCATTGGGAGTTGTAAATATTGTTTCTGAAGTGCTTGCAAAAGACAATGCACGTATTACTTTCGGAGCAGTAGATGTATTGGCAAAAGGATTAACGACTTACGTAAATCGTCGAGGCGTAGCAGACCGTAATGCTCGTATTGATTGGGCTCTTGGACTAATGAATGATGGCAATACCATTTCAGAGAACGTTACACACTTAGTTGGAGACGGTTCTTATGGTGATACCAAAATGGTTACAGTTGGTCGCGGTAAACAGAAGCAAAACTTCACTACTAAAATAATTCACTGGGGTAAACACTCTGAAGGGTTTATTTTGAAACATGGTGTTATGAAAGATGAAGCCTCTTCCATTTTCAATGGAGTTGGAAAAATCGAACATGGTGCTACAAAAGCTAACGCTGTTCAAGAGGCGCGTATACTAATGTTGAATGAAAAAGCACGTGGAGATGCGAATCCAATTCTGTTAATTGACGAAGATGATGTAACGGCAGGACACGCAGCTTCTGTTGGTCGTGTAGATCCACTTCAACTATACTACTTAATGAGCCGCGGTATTTCTAAGCAAAATGCAGAACGATTAGTTGTTCATGGTTTCCTTGCACCAGTTGTAAATGTGTTACCAATAGACGGTGTTAAAAAGCAACTTGCGGAGGTTATTGAAAGGAAAGTGCGCTAA
- a CDS encoding methionine ABC transporter permease, which yields MIENLLPNVDWEKMWEATLETLYMSAMATGFTFVIGLALGILLFLTSPHQLWANKMVYWLTGAFVNIFRSIPFIILIILLIPFTKFLLDTIRGANAALPALIIGAAPFYARMVLIALREIDKGVIEAARSMGARTSTIIWKVLLPESFPALLSGLTVTAVALVGYTAMAGIIGAGGLGNLAFLDGFQRSREDVTIVSTILILVIVFIIQWSGDAITSKSDKR from the coding sequence ATGATTGAAAACCTTTTACCTAATGTTGATTGGGAAAAAATGTGGGAAGCAACACTTGAAACTCTGTATATGTCTGCCATGGCCACTGGATTCACATTTGTCATCGGACTTGCACTAGGAATTTTACTATTTCTGACTAGCCCACATCAATTATGGGCAAATAAAATGGTGTATTGGTTAACGGGGGCATTTGTTAACATCTTCAGATCCATCCCATTTATAATCCTGATCATCTTGTTAATACCGTTTACTAAGTTTTTACTTGATACCATTCGTGGTGCAAATGCAGCATTACCGGCACTTATCATTGGTGCTGCACCATTTTATGCACGTATGGTGTTAATTGCTTTACGCGAAATTGATAAAGGCGTAATCGAAGCTGCTCGCTCAATGGGTGCAAGAACGTCGACTATTATTTGGAAAGTGTTACTACCCGAGTCATTTCCTGCATTACTTTCTGGACTTACAGTAACAGCTGTGGCTCTCGTTGGATATACAGCCATGGCAGGAATTATTGGAGCTGGAGGATTAGGAAACTTGGCATTTTTAGACGGCTTCCAACGTAGTCGTGAAGATGTAACAATCGTCTCGACGATTCTCATATTAGTAATTGTCTTTATCATCCAATGGAGTGGAGATGCCATCACATCTAAATCTGATAAACGTTAA
- a CDS encoding methionine ABC transporter ATP-binding protein codes for MIQLQNLSKTFQTSNGQLIAVDDVTLSVEQGEIFGIIGYSGAGKSTLIRLLNGLEKPTSGSVTVNGQEISSSSGQALRSARQKISMIFQHFNLLWSRTVEDNISFPLEIAGISKTKRKERVKELIELVGLTGRESAFPSQLSGGQKQRVGIARALANNPEVLLCDEATSALDPETTDQILELLVDINKRLGLTIALITHEMHVIRKICHRVAVMEAGKVVEMGSVLEIFQTPQQDITKRFVAQINGPDEASQTIAHLIEQYPLGKLVKLVFVGDRTEQPILSRLIKQYQVEVNIVQGNISQTQNGAYGTLYLQIDGDSLAIDEAIDYLHGQDVHTEVISHD; via the coding sequence ATGATTCAATTACAAAACTTATCAAAAACATTTCAAACAAGTAATGGTCAACTTATTGCAGTAGATGACGTTACATTGTCAGTTGAACAAGGCGAGATTTTTGGCATTATTGGCTATAGTGGTGCGGGTAAAAGCACATTAATCCGATTGTTAAATGGACTAGAAAAACCGACTTCCGGAAGTGTGACAGTTAACGGCCAAGAAATATCATCAAGCTCAGGTCAGGCGCTTCGAAGTGCTAGACAAAAAATTAGTATGATTTTTCAACACTTTAACTTACTGTGGTCTCGAACAGTTGAAGATAATATATCATTCCCGCTTGAAATTGCTGGAATAAGCAAAACGAAACGTAAGGAACGAGTAAAAGAGTTAATCGAACTAGTAGGATTAACTGGGAGAGAAAGTGCGTTTCCTTCTCAATTATCAGGCGGACAAAAACAACGTGTTGGAATTGCGCGTGCCCTTGCAAATAACCCCGAAGTATTACTTTGTGACGAAGCTACATCAGCGCTCGACCCAGAAACTACGGATCAAATACTAGAGTTGCTCGTGGATATTAACAAACGCTTAGGGTTAACGATTGCACTCATAACACATGAAATGCATGTTATTCGTAAAATCTGTCATCGCGTCGCTGTCATGGAAGCGGGGAAAGTGGTCGAGATGGGTTCAGTACTCGAAATCTTCCAAACACCTCAACAGGACATTACGAAACGCTTTGTAGCACAAATAAATGGTCCAGATGAAGCAAGTCAAACAATCGCTCATCTTATTGAGCAATATCCTTTAGGCAAACTCGTAAAGCTTGTGTTTGTTGGGGATCGAACAGAACAACCTATCCTTTCTAGGTTAATTAAACAATATCAAGTTGAAGTAAACATCGTGCAAGGAAATATCTCGCAAACTCAAAATGGTGCATACGGAACATTGTATTTGCAAATTGATGGGGATTCCTTAGCGATTGATGAAGCAATTGATTATTTACATGGACAAGATGTTCATACGGAGGTGATCTCACATGATTGA
- the gcvH gene encoding glycine cleavage system protein GcvH: MSTPKDLRYSEEHEWVKVEDGKARIGITHFAQSELGDIVFVELPQVGDDIKTNEPFGSVESVKTVSELYAPISGKVVEVNSGLEDSPEFVNESPYENAWMVVIEPTDVSEIESLMTAEQYEKMTQE, translated from the coding sequence ATGAGCACACCAAAAGATTTACGTTATTCTGAAGAACACGAATGGGTTAAAGTTGAAGACGGAAAAGCACGCATCGGTATCACACACTTCGCTCAATCTGAGCTTGGTGATATTGTATTCGTTGAACTTCCACAAGTAGGCGACGACATTAAAACGAACGAGCCTTTTGGAAGTGTTGAATCTGTTAAAACAGTTTCTGAACTTTACGCACCAATTAGCGGTAAAGTTGTTGAAGTCAACAGTGGCTTAGAAGACAGTCCTGAATTTGTTAATGAATCTCCATACGAAAACGCGTGGATGGTTGTTATTGAGCCGACGGATGTTTCTGAAATAGAATCTTTAATGACAGCAGAGCAATACGAAAAAATGACACAAGAGTAA